A portion of the endosymbiont of Galathealinum brachiosum genome contains these proteins:
- a CDS encoding rod shape-determining protein RodA — protein sequence MDHVLLLGIGILMLLGLVVLYSAGDESSALMNRQLTRIGLAVFVMLIIAQIPSSTLRFWSPWMYIAGVILLVLVLVMGDMGKGAQRWLDLGFIRFQPSEMMKLVTPMMIAWYFAEKPLPPSWSTLGVAVVLILVPTFLIARQPDLGTSLLIFAAGFFVLFLGGLSWRLMIGMSVLAASMLPVLWHFMHDYQKSRVMTLLDPQRDPLGAGYHIIQSQIAIGSGGVYGRGWLNGSQSHLNFLPEQSTDFIFAVFAEEFGLLGGLLLLVLYGFIIIRGLMIAVQGQDTYARLLGGSLSLTFFVYLFVNVGMVSGILPVVGVPLPLISYGGTSMVTLMASFGMLMSINSHRKLWSK from the coding sequence ATGGATCATGTTCTGCTGCTTGGCATAGGAATCCTGATGTTGCTGGGGCTAGTGGTGTTATATAGTGCCGGTGATGAATCATCAGCGCTGATGAATCGCCAGCTTACGCGAATAGGCCTGGCTGTATTTGTGATGTTGATTATTGCCCAAATACCTTCGTCAACATTGCGTTTCTGGTCTCCCTGGATGTATATAGCCGGGGTGATTCTACTCGTGCTTGTGCTGGTGATGGGTGATATGGGTAAAGGTGCGCAGCGCTGGTTAGATCTGGGTTTTATACGGTTTCAGCCATCTGAAATGATGAAGCTGGTAACCCCTATGATGATAGCCTGGTATTTTGCGGAAAAACCGTTGCCACCTTCATGGAGCACACTGGGTGTTGCGGTGGTTTTAATACTGGTGCCCACGTTTTTGATTGCCAGACAACCAGACCTTGGTACTTCGCTACTTATATTTGCAGCAGGTTTTTTCGTGCTGTTTCTGGGAGGCTTAAGTTGGCGTCTTATGATTGGTATGAGTGTGCTGGCCGCATCAATGTTACCGGTATTATGGCATTTTATGCATGATTATCAGAAGAGTCGTGTTATGACCCTGCTCGATCCGCAGCGTGACCCACTTGGCGCGGGTTACCATATCATTCAGTCGCAAATTGCAATTGGCTCTGGCGGAGTTTATGGGCGTGGCTGGCTTAACGGTAGTCAGTCTCATCTCAATTTTTTACCCGAGCAGTCAACAGACTTTATATTTGCTGTATTTGCAGAAGAATTCGGCCTGTTAGGTGGTTTGTTATTGCTGGTGTTATATGGATTTATAATTATTCGCGGATTAATGATTGCAGTGCAGGGGCAGGATACCTATGCGCGCCTGTTGGGTGGTAGTTTAAGTCTGACTTTTTTTGTTTATTTATTTGTAAATGTGGGAATGGTATCAGGTATTTTGCCGGTGGTTGGGGTACCATTGCCATTGATCAGTTATGGTGGAACCTCAATGGTGACATTAATGGCCAGTTTTGGCATGTTAATGTCAATAAACTCTCACCGGAAATTATGGTCCAAGTAA
- the mrdA gene encoding penicillin-binding protein 2, which translates to MSRRAVIKNHTLEALLFKRRALVAAIFSVLLLLVLLSRLVYLQFFEFSHFSSLSENNRVRLTPLVPNRGLIYDRNGVVLAENRPSYQLELIPEQIKNMRETLFELGRIVALDEDVLKRFDRLLKRSRKFEAIPLRTKLSEEEVARLAVNRHRFPGVEVNARLGRYYPLAKSMAHVVGYVGRIDEKELKRVDETNYKGTTHIGKNGLERYYEDQLHGLVGYENIEVNVQGRELRVLDKIPPLPGNNLWLTLDARIQKVAEKALEGFNGSVVVMKPHTGEILAMVSLPSFDPNLFVHGISHKDYKRLRDSPDRPLFNRSIKGQYPPGSTVKAFVGLGGLESRSIGHKETIDCKGHYLLPNDDRKYRDWKKKGHGLVDLNKSIEQSCDVYYYELAYRMGINRIHDFLQPFGFGEKTGVDLLGERSGLLPSREWKKRVKNKIWFPGETLITGIGQGYMLATPLQLASATSILGMRGEVHPPHLLKKIGEPGNEEKVVINWAAKEPVKLKRESNWRHAIKGMVSVVHSVRGTARSSGYGLNYKIAGKTGTAQVFGIAQDAEYDEETIAKKLRDHALFIAFAPYKNPEIAVAVIAENGSHGSSVAAPIARKVIDEWERNKKGNISK; encoded by the coding sequence ATGTCTCGTCGTGCAGTAATTAAAAACCATACGCTAGAAGCACTGCTATTTAAGCGGCGAGCACTGGTGGCTGCGATATTTAGTGTGCTGTTATTGCTGGTGCTGTTGTCTCGTCTGGTTTATTTGCAATTTTTTGAGTTTAGTCATTTTTCATCACTGTCAGAAAATAACCGCGTACGCCTTACTCCATTAGTGCCTAACCGGGGGTTGATTTATGACCGTAATGGTGTGGTTCTGGCTGAAAACAGACCCTCATATCAGTTAGAGCTTATTCCCGAACAAATTAAAAATATGCGGGAAACATTGTTTGAGCTGGGGCGGATTGTTGCGCTGGATGAAGATGTTTTGAAACGTTTTGATCGGTTGCTAAAGCGTAGTCGAAAATTTGAAGCGATTCCGTTGCGAACCAAGTTATCTGAAGAAGAAGTCGCCAGGCTGGCGGTGAACAGGCATCGGTTTCCCGGTGTGGAAGTTAATGCTCGGCTGGGGCGTTACTATCCGCTGGCAAAAAGCATGGCTCATGTGGTGGGGTATGTAGGGCGTATTGATGAAAAAGAATTAAAGCGTGTTGATGAAACAAATTATAAAGGTACAACTCATATCGGGAAGAACGGGCTTGAGCGTTATTATGAAGATCAGCTTCACGGATTGGTTGGTTATGAAAATATAGAGGTTAATGTTCAGGGGCGTGAGTTGCGCGTACTGGATAAAATACCCCCGTTACCGGGTAATAATTTATGGCTGACGCTTGATGCACGCATACAGAAAGTGGCGGAGAAAGCGCTAGAAGGTTTTAATGGATCAGTAGTGGTAATGAAGCCGCATACAGGCGAAATACTGGCGATGGTTAGTTTGCCATCGTTTGACCCCAATTTATTTGTTCATGGAATTAGTCACAAAGATTACAAACGATTACGTGACTCGCCTGACCGGCCTTTATTTAATCGATCAATTAAGGGACAGTACCCTCCGGGATCAACTGTAAAAGCTTTTGTAGGCCTGGGTGGTCTGGAGAGCAGATCAATAGGGCATAAGGAGACTATTGATTGCAAAGGGCATTACCTGTTACCTAATGACGATCGTAAGTATCGAGACTGGAAAAAGAAAGGGCATGGTCTTGTTGATTTGAATAAATCAATCGAGCAGTCCTGTGATGTTTATTATTATGAGCTGGCTTATCGTATGGGTATTAATCGTATTCATGATTTTTTACAACCGTTTGGCTTTGGTGAGAAAACCGGTGTTGACTTACTCGGGGAGCGCTCGGGGTTGTTGCCATCAAGAGAGTGGAAAAAACGTGTAAAGAATAAAATCTGGTTTCCGGGAGAAACGCTTATAACGGGAATAGGACAGGGTTATATGTTAGCTACACCGTTACAGCTGGCAAGTGCAACCTCTATTCTTGGTATGCGTGGTGAGGTGCATCCACCTCATCTGTTAAAGAAGATCGGTGAGCCGGGTAATGAGGAGAAAGTGGTAATTAACTGGGCCGCAAAGGAGCCGGTTAAACTTAAGCGTGAAAGTAACTGGCGGCACGCTATAAAAGGTATGGTAAGTGTGGTTCATAGTGTAAGAGGAACAGCGAGAAGCTCGGGTTATGGGCTGAATTACAAAATTGCAGGAAAAACAGGTACAGCACAGGTATTTGGTATTGCACAGGATGCAGAGTATGACGAAGAAACAATTGCCAAAAAATTACGTGACCACGCCTTATTTATTGCTTTTGCTCCTTATAAAAATCCAGAAATTGCCGTGGCGGTGATTGCTGAAAATGGTAGTCATGGTAGTAGTGTGGCAGCTCCTATTGCACGTAAGGTTATTGATGAATGGGAACGCAATAAGAAAGGAAATATCAGTAAGTGA
- a CDS encoding inorganic diphosphatase, translating into MNLDNLPLGEDVPRDINVVIEIPAHGPPVKYEVDKDSGTLTVDRFMGTAMFYPCNYGFLPHTLSEDGDPVDVLVVTPVPLISGSVIRCRPIGMLEMVDEAGEDHKILAVPVKQLTKLYDDVESPQDLHDDMLGQITHFFEQYKALESGKWVKVESWVGTDRAHEEILGSINRYNRTLG; encoded by the coding sequence ATGAATCTTGATAATCTCCCATTAGGTGAAGATGTACCCCGTGATATTAATGTTGTTATTGAGATACCGGCTCATGGACCGCCGGTAAAGTATGAAGTTGATAAGGACAGTGGAACGCTGACGGTTGACCGGTTTATGGGAACGGCCATGTTTTATCCGTGTAATTACGGGTTCCTTCCCCATACGCTTTCCGAAGATGGTGATCCGGTTGATGTTCTAGTGGTAACACCTGTGCCTCTTATCTCTGGTTCGGTTATTCGTTGTCGACCTATTGGCATGCTGGAAATGGTGGATGAAGCAGGTGAAGATCATAAAATACTTGCGGTTCCCGTTAAGCAGCTGACTAAACTGTATGATGATGTGGAGTCACCTCAGGATTTACATGATGATATGTTAGGCCAGATCACGCATTTTTTTGAGCAATATAAAGCACTGGAATCAGGAAAGTGGGTAAAAGTTGAGAGCTGGGTCGGTACAGATCGTGCCCATGAAGAAATTCTTGGTAGTATTAATCGTTATAATCGTACACTGGGTTAA
- a CDS encoding adenylate kinase: MRLVLLGAPGSGKGTQAKLLVDKLNIPQISTGDLLRAAVEAQTPLGRQAKTIMDAGQLVPNDLVLGMIRERLNSPDAMNGFILDGFPRNLEQAQELDQLLTGMSMPIQKSILIDVDFDILMQRLTGRLTCEDCGEVFNTFTNPPALDEECDKCGGKLHHRSDDNEETIGKRLRVYETQTQPVADFYKNQGKLSVVEGKGDIKDIFADMQKALISARPATGLNSTATAEPVKAPEARPAPTEIPVTEKPTPMETPIAEKPVIEPVKTIEPTPAPASTKKPVILKKTKPAAGKKTKVKKAVTKKAPVKKATKKAASGKSAIKKKSAAKKKPIIKKKQSKPVSDQDLLKQLKAELKLVNAEITLTEKRNKTLTSIELNKDLIRKQFSEKLQRDMKKALKKIK, encoded by the coding sequence ATGAGACTCGTACTACTAGGGGCACCCGGCTCCGGTAAAGGCACACAAGCCAAATTATTAGTTGATAAATTAAATATTCCACAAATATCAACCGGTGATTTACTACGCGCAGCTGTAGAAGCACAAACGCCACTAGGCAGACAGGCCAAGACCATTATGGATGCAGGCCAACTCGTTCCTAATGATCTGGTACTGGGCATGATTCGAGAACGCCTGAATAGCCCTGATGCTATGAACGGATTCATTCTGGATGGTTTCCCCCGTAATCTGGAACAGGCTCAGGAACTAGACCAATTACTGACAGGCATGTCCATGCCAATTCAGAAGTCTATTTTAATTGACGTAGATTTCGATATTCTTATGCAACGACTCACCGGACGATTAACCTGTGAAGACTGTGGCGAAGTATTTAATACCTTCACTAACCCACCGGCACTTGATGAAGAATGCGATAAGTGCGGAGGCAAATTACATCACCGCTCTGACGATAATGAAGAAACTATTGGTAAACGCTTACGGGTGTACGAGACACAGACCCAACCCGTTGCTGATTTTTATAAGAATCAGGGCAAACTATCTGTAGTAGAAGGTAAAGGCGATATTAAAGATATCTTTGCCGACATGCAGAAAGCTTTAATCAGCGCTCGCCCTGCAACCGGTTTAAATTCAACGGCAACAGCTGAGCCAGTAAAAGCGCCAGAAGCAAGGCCGGCTCCGACTGAAATCCCAGTAACTGAAAAGCCGACACCGATGGAAACCCCCATAGCTGAAAAACCGGTGATTGAACCAGTTAAGACAATTGAGCCTACACCTGCTCCAGCTTCCACGAAAAAACCGGTTATCCTTAAGAAGACCAAACCAGCAGCCGGGAAAAAGACAAAAGTCAAAAAAGCAGTTACGAAGAAAGCACCTGTTAAAAAGGCTACAAAGAAAGCGGCTTCAGGCAAATCGGCGATTAAAAAGAAGAGCGCTGCAAAGAAAAAGCCGATTATTAAAAAGAAACAGAGCAAACCCGTAAGTGACCAGGACCTACTTAAGCAATTAAAAGCAGAGCTGAAATTAGTAAATGCTGAAATTACTTTAACTGAAAAACGGAACAAGACACTTACCAGCATTGAACTGAATAAGGACTTGATTCGTAAGCAATTTTCAGAAAAACTTCAAAGAGATATGAAGAAAGCCCTGAAAAAAATCAAATAA
- the trxA gene encoding thioredoxin, which translates to MATVELNEESLEKTVVDNDIVIIDFWAPWCGPCKSFGPIYEEVSEKHPDIVFAKVNTEDQQGIAAHFQIRSIPTLMIFREQIVLFSEAGMLPAAGLEQVIQQVKELDMEKVKADIAAAAEAEKDA; encoded by the coding sequence GTGGCAACTGTTGAGTTAAACGAAGAATCGCTGGAAAAAACTGTAGTTGATAATGATATTGTTATTATCGATTTTTGGGCGCCATGGTGTGGTCCCTGTAAGTCTTTTGGTCCTATTTATGAAGAGGTCTCAGAAAAGCATCCTGATATTGTGTTTGCCAAGGTGAATACTGAAGATCAGCAGGGGATTGCGGCCCATTTTCAGATACGCTCAATTCCAACATTGATGATTTTTCGTGAGCAGATAGTGCTCTTTTCTGAGGCGGGTATGTTACCTGCGGCGGGTCTTGAGCAGGTTATACAGCAGGTGAAAGAGCTGGATATGGAAAAAGTAAAGGCTGATATTGCAGCTGCAGCTGAAGCTGAGAAAGATGCATAA
- a CDS encoding glycerophosphodiester phosphodiesterase codes for MAIPHLVAHRGLMETYPENTLVSLESALLSGADYIEFDVQCTADGQLVVFHDTELLRTTGIKGNLFEMSYEELKNIRAHEPERFSLAFFNQHIPLLSDVVQLLQRYPRATAFVEIKEETLEQYGTSQVMPDLLKILDIIHSQCVIISYDESAIEYTKNNSDFLTGWVLHDYDDANHVIAKRLKPDYLIANHRKIPKNTDPWPGSWHWMVYDITDPELALHYASHNIPLIETRDISSMLEHPILALNLSNNLANN; via the coding sequence ATGGCAATACCACACCTTGTTGCACACCGCGGCCTTATGGAGACATACCCTGAAAACACACTGGTTTCACTGGAATCAGCTTTACTAAGTGGTGCCGACTATATTGAGTTTGACGTTCAGTGCACCGCAGATGGACAACTGGTTGTATTTCACGACACCGAGTTATTACGCACTACCGGGATAAAGGGGAATCTTTTCGAAATGAGCTATGAAGAACTGAAAAATATTCGAGCTCATGAACCGGAACGATTTTCACTCGCTTTTTTCAACCAACATATTCCGCTATTAAGTGATGTTGTGCAGCTATTACAACGCTACCCTCGTGCAACTGCATTTGTGGAAATAAAAGAAGAAACGTTAGAACAATATGGTACCAGTCAGGTTATGCCTGATCTTTTAAAAATACTGGATATTATTCACTCCCAATGCGTCATTATTTCATATGATGAAAGCGCTATTGAATACACAAAAAATAACAGTGATTTCCTAACTGGCTGGGTATTACATGATTATGATGACGCCAATCATGTCATTGCAAAAAGATTAAAACCTGACTATCTAATTGCAAATCATCGAAAAATACCAAAAAACACAGACCCATGGCCTGGCAGTTGGCACTGGATGGTTTATGATATTACCGACCCTGAACTGGCATTACATTATGCTAGCCATAACATCCCTCTGATTGAAACACGAGATATCAGCAGCATGTTAGAACATCCGATACTTGCATTGAATTTATCAAACAATCTGGCGAATAATTAA
- a CDS encoding two-component system response regulator — MTKRFKILIVDDVPKNIQVIANLLGDEEYDISYATNGQQALGQIDESRFDLVLLDIMMPGMDGYDVCRQIKNRQPENEIPIIFITAKTDEESLIEAFEAGGQDYITKPFNAAELIARVKTHLKLKAFEDSQQIVIDNALAELKVLNKEIIETQKEVIFTMGSIGETRSKETGLHVKRVAEYSRLLACMSGLNEVEADVIAMASPMHDIGKVGIPDAILNKKGRLTEDEFEVMKTHAVIGYDMLKHSDRPLMRTAAIIALEHHEKWDGTGYPEAASGNDIHIYGRITALADVFDALGSDRCYKKAWDDEKIFELLKNQSGKHFDPLLINVFFENIDQFLQVRFEYKDIF, encoded by the coding sequence ATGACAAAACGATTTAAGATATTAATAGTTGATGATGTTCCTAAAAATATTCAGGTTATTGCTAATTTACTGGGAGATGAGGAATATGATATCTCGTATGCAACTAATGGGCAGCAGGCGTTAGGCCAAATAGATGAGTCGCGTTTTGATCTTGTTCTGTTAGATATTATGATGCCGGGAATGGATGGCTATGATGTTTGTCGCCAGATAAAGAACAGGCAGCCTGAAAATGAAATTCCAATTATTTTCATCACAGCAAAAACAGATGAAGAAAGCCTGATAGAAGCATTTGAGGCGGGTGGGCAGGATTATATTACCAAACCATTTAATGCGGCTGAACTGATAGCGAGAGTAAAAACACATTTGAAATTAAAGGCTTTTGAAGACTCTCAGCAGATTGTTATTGATAATGCATTAGCAGAGCTTAAAGTTTTAAATAAAGAAATAATCGAAACTCAAAAAGAAGTAATTTTTACAATGGGGTCTATCGGTGAAACCAGATCTAAGGAAACGGGCTTGCATGTAAAGCGCGTGGCAGAGTATTCGAGGTTACTGGCCTGCATGTCTGGTTTAAATGAAGTTGAAGCAGATGTCATTGCAATGGCGTCACCAATGCATGATATTGGTAAAGTGGGTATTCCGGATGCTATTTTAAATAAAAAGGGACGATTAACAGAAGATGAGTTTGAAGTAATGAAAACGCATGCGGTAATTGGTTATGATATGTTAAAACATAGTGACCGGCCTTTAATGCGTACAGCTGCAATCATTGCTCTCGAGCATCATGAAAAGTGGGATGGTACGGGTTATCCTGAAGCAGCAAGTGGAAATGATATTCACATATATGGTCGAATAACTGCATTGGCTGATGTGTTTGATGCTCTGGGCTCAGACCGCTGTTACAAGAAAGCCTGGGATGATGAAAAAATATTCGAATTATTAAAAAATCAATCTGGCAAGCATTTTGATCCATTGTTGATAAATGTGTTTTTTGAAAATATAGATCAGTTTTTACAGGTTAGGTTTGAATATAAAGATATTTTTTAG
- a CDS encoding phosphatase → MSSLQALIFDVDGTLADTERDGHRVAFNQAFEHAGLDWNWSVELYGKLLAVTGGKERMAYYLEKFNTSFPTDDKTPQMIKELHQSKTDFYTKLLSTGAIPLRPGVKRLIHEARKQGLRIAISTTTTPANVTALLEHALGEGSTDWFEVIAAGDIVPAKKPAADIYVWALEQLKLKPEDCLAFEDSLNGVKSSLGANLKTIITINGYTKSDDFTGASLVLDQMGEPDNAFTTISGDNFGASYINLDLLKKIHAA, encoded by the coding sequence ATGTCTTCACTTCAGGCTTTAATATTTGATGTAGATGGAACACTGGCTGATACTGAGCGAGACGGTCATCGCGTCGCTTTTAATCAAGCATTTGAGCACGCTGGTCTTGACTGGAACTGGTCAGTTGAACTTTATGGCAAACTACTGGCTGTCACGGGCGGCAAGGAACGAATGGCCTACTATCTTGAAAAGTTCAACACATCATTTCCAACGGATGATAAAACACCACAAATGATTAAGGAATTGCATCAATCAAAAACTGATTTTTACACAAAGTTATTATCTACTGGTGCTATTCCCCTGAGACCAGGCGTTAAACGACTTATACATGAAGCTAGAAAACAGGGCCTGCGAATAGCAATCTCCACTACGACTACTCCAGCGAATGTTACAGCCTTGCTTGAACATGCGCTTGGCGAAGGCTCTACAGACTGGTTTGAAGTAATTGCAGCTGGAGACATTGTACCGGCCAAAAAACCTGCAGCTGACATTTATGTCTGGGCACTTGAACAACTTAAATTAAAACCTGAGGACTGCCTGGCATTTGAGGACTCTCTAAATGGCGTAAAATCTTCACTTGGAGCGAACCTTAAAACTATTATTACAATTAATGGTTATACAAAATCTGATGACTTTACTGGTGCGTCCCTTGTTTTAGATCAAATGGGTGAACCGGATAATGCTTTTACAACGATATCTGGTGACAACTTTGGAGCCAGTTATATAAACCTCGATTTACTTAAAAAAATCCACGCAGCTTAA